GAGGATTCTTTGCTGACCTTTCGGACAAGATCTGGTGCTATATACGGGTTATCTCTTTTCTTCATGGCGACCTCACTCAGCTTTATTGACCAAGCTAACTGGCAGAGTAGAATTGCTGCCAAACCCGTTCAAGGTGTAATCGGTTTCTTTATAGCAGCCATCATGTTCTTTTGTCTCCCAGCAACCATTGCACTTCCGGCAACACTGACGTATGCTTCGATGGCGTATGAGAATGGAACGCATCTTCTGTCCCAAAATGAAATTGTGAATGGTAAACAGATACAATGGCATGTAAACTTACcctgaaaattaaaactttgcAATTTAATGTAATTTACTATGCCATTTGGTGATTACACAGGTTTCATTACACCATTTGTGTTGGAGAAAATCATGGAGTCAACTGGGGCCTATCTTCTTATCACCTCCATAACAATGGCCCTCATGTCAACAGGATCTGGAGAAGTAATGGCGGTGTCATCCATCAtagtatatgatatatatagagTCTATATAAACCCTTTCAGGTATTTAGCTTCACTTTTTGGTGGGAATGGGGGTATGGAGAAACTGTTTATGTTGCATATGTGATCTTTGCTGTGGGTGGATTTGTGAGTTATTGTAAtagtaaaatgaattttctgtcCTTGAAGGCGTTTGCTCACACCTACTTCATGTATTTTGTGTGGACTTCAAAAGGTTTGTGGAAAACACGAAGTTTGCAGTTGCCCTACATCAGCTGAGTGCATTGACTGTTCAAAGGATCTGAAgagaaaaagtaaaacaagaGACTTTGCCGTGCAATATACGTGCCCAGTTCATGGGGACTACCGCCATTATGAAGACCTTCTGATGCATCACAAAAGCTGGTGCATTGTATGGGTCACCATTTCGGTGATTCCATATGCATTAGTTGTATATGCCAGCAATATCAACTTAACATGGGTCATATTCTTCATGCAAGGAACTATCAGCCCATTTGCAATACCACTTCTGTTAGCGATCATTTGGTCCCGTTGCACTTCGCCTGGCGTTATTACAGGTATATGATTCGTATGTATGTTTGGTTACTCTCCTGCATTACTACTAGTAAATACAATTTGAGGGtggtacgtacatgtataatgtaaaaGAATGGTTTACATTGCAGGCTGTGTGGTGGGACTAATAGGTTGCGTAGCGGCTAACTTTGTCGTGACAGAAGTCGTATATGAAGGCGGACTATCCAATTTCTTCATCAACACAATTCAAGACTACAGTCTCCTTGCAGGGTGCGTAGCTGGAATATCCCTCAGCAGTGTGTGTACGATAGTGACGTCATTACtcacaaacaaaatcaaaactgaGGAGGATGTTGCTCGCGAATGGGATAAGACGATCTCGATCAACAATCCTCTAAATCCATGGCAACGCCTCTACGAAGAAGAGCTAGCTCAATTTCCCCCTGGTACGAAGCCCACGGCTGCCATCATGGGTCAGATATTCCGTTCTGCTCGGAATGTGGCAGT
The nucleotide sequence above comes from Magallana gigas chromosome 2, xbMagGiga1.1, whole genome shotgun sequence. Encoded proteins:
- the LOC105342470 gene encoding uncharacterized protein isoform X1, which translates into the protein MREVGLYVLFLVLGHIQAEQNDSCRFRTLAPSHNQSSISPILEKHESALLMILGFAGFSILLAIIHNSIRKYIYKDAHSLDTVFDAGGKVTLSLTAVTVTSQLLWPADFLQITTITITSGIGGCLFFVLGIVLDILLFPILSVELKTKAPGAKTFLQIIYTRYGKPAHVVFCCIALFANIVTITALLVAGKSAISVLTKDASDEFIAFVLAVLFGSYCFLGGLGTTFYISYFNTAITFVGLIAIVVSIAYTDNINESMSKYVSIDAMYDAMSCIKSTEGNYEDSLLTFRTRSGAIYGLSLFFMATSLSFIDQANWQSRIAAKPVQGVIGFFIAAIMFFCLPATIALPATLTYASMAYENGTHLLSQNEIVNGFITPFVLEKIMESTGAYLLITSITMALMSTGSGEVMAVSSIIVYDIYRVYINPFRRLLTPTSCILCGLQKVCGKHEVCSCPTSAECIDCSKDLKRKSKTRDFAVQYTCPVHGDYRHYEDLLMHHKSWCIVWVTISVIPYALVVYASNINLTWVIFFMQGTISPFAIPLLLAIIWSRCTSPGVITGCVVGLIGCVAANFVVTEVVYEGGLSNFFINTIQDYSLLAGCVAGISLSSVCTIVTSLLTNKIKTEEDVAREWDKTISINNPLNPWQRLYEEELAQFPPGTKPTAAIMGQIFRSARNVAVYGGLSFVFLFLVVVPAVVLSFGVLTREQFSSYLTFSYVICFLAAVFVVIAPPTEEMYQIVKTWKSSRNTEIQKEKVPKTELSRL
- the LOC105342470 gene encoding uncharacterized protein isoform X2, whose translation is MAEQNDSCRFRTLAPSHNQSSISPILEKHESALLMILGFAGFSILLAIIHNSIRKYIYKDAHSLDTVFDAGGKVTLSLTAVTVTSQLLWPADFLQITTITITSGIGGCLFFVLGIVLDILLFPILSVELKTKAPGAKTFLQIIYTRYGKPAHVVFCCIALFANIVTITALLVAGKSAISVLTKDASDEFIAFVLAVLFGSYCFLGGLGTTFYISYFNTAITFVGLIAIVVSIAYTDNINESMSKYVSIDAMYDAMSCIKSTEGNYEDSLLTFRTRSGAIYGLSLFFMATSLSFIDQANWQSRIAAKPVQGVIGFFIAAIMFFCLPATIALPATLTYASMAYENGTHLLSQNEIVNGFITPFVLEKIMESTGAYLLITSITMALMSTGSGEVMAVSSIIVYDIYRVYINPFRRLLTPTSCILCGLQKVCGKHEVCSCPTSAECIDCSKDLKRKSKTRDFAVQYTCPVHGDYRHYEDLLMHHKSWCIVWVTISVIPYALVVYASNINLTWVIFFMQGTISPFAIPLLLAIIWSRCTSPGVITGCVVGLIGCVAANFVVTEVVYEGGLSNFFINTIQDYSLLAGCVAGISLSSVCTIVTSLLTNKIKTEEDVAREWDKTISINNPLNPWQRLYEEELAQFPPGTKPTAAIMGQIFRSARNVAVYGGLSFVFLFLVVVPAVVLSFGVLTREQFSSYLTFSYVICFLAAVFVVIAPPTEEMYQIVKTWKSSRNTEIQKEKVPKTELSRL